In Campylobacter sp., the DNA window TAGCCGCTCATTTTGTGCACGCAGACTAAATGCGACGTCCTCAAACACGCTCGCGCACAAAAATTGATCGTCGCTGTTTTGAAATAAAAACCCGATCTCGTGGCGAAATTTTACAAAATCCTCCGCACACTCGAGCTTCTCACCGAAAAGCTCGATTTCGCCCTCGCCCCATTGCCTTAGGCCGCCTAAAATTTGAAGCAGGCTCGTCTTGCCCTGCCCGTTCGCGCCCAAGATCGCCACTTTTTCCTTATGCCCTACGCTCAAATTTACGCCGCGAAAAATTTCTCGCTCGCCGTTTTTAGCGCTTAAATCCAGCGCCTTAAGCGAACAGCTCATAAGATAGCTCCGATTTTAACAGATACGCACGCCAGCACGAACGCCAAAAACGAGGCCTCCGAGACGCCCAAACCATCGCGACATTCGTAAAATAGCCTACCGCAAAACCCTCGCGCGCTCATTACCATGCTTAAATTCCTTGCCTGCTCAAGCGCCGAAATCGCTAAAATCCCGATCAAATTCGCATAAATTTTATAGGTAAAAATTCCGCTCGTCCCTACAAATCCGCGCATGCGCAAAAGTGCTTGCAGTCTCGCCAGATCCGAGCGTAAAAAATTTACGAATCGCCCACAGCAATACACCAAAGCGCTTAGCTTTTCGCCGAGCCCGAGCCCGTAAAATCCGCGCGCGAAAAAATATTCGTCTTTGCCGTAAAATAGCAAAATTGCAAACGCCATTATCAAATTCGCGCGCAAAAATATCACGCCCGCAAGCTCGTAGTTGCCGACTATGGCGGGGCTTAACGCGCTTAAAATCGCAAAGATATTTAATACCGCAAGCCTTGTGCAGACCGCGCGTGCAATCGAAATTTTAAGCGCAAAAAGAAGTAGCGGCGGGGCAAAAAACGCCGCGTAAAGCTGCCCGCTAAATCCGACGCCGAAGCTGAAGATGAAAAACGCGAGCAGTGATACGGCGGAGCTCATTTGCGCGCTCTTTTCGCTAGCCACATTAAGCCAAAAAAGCCGAAAATCAAGGCCAAACAAAGCGCGATTTTAGGCGCCTCGGCGGACTGGCTTTGAAACGCCAGGCTCCTAATATCACTCTTAGAGCTTTCTTTCGGCAAGATGCTTTGCGAGGCGGAATTTTTCAAAGGCTCGGAAGCACTTGAAATTTTATCTTCAGACACACTGCCTTTCGGCGCGATATTTTCGGACGCGCTGTCTTTGGACGCGAAATTTTTAGCGGCGTTCGAATTTTGCGGCATAGGATTTTCAGAAACGTCAGAATTTTGAGGCGTGGAATTTTCAGGATCACCGGAATCCTGCGGCGTAAAGCCTTCGGCGCTAAATTCCATCTGTGTGCCGTGCCCTGCACCTCCGTAAATTTGAATAGTAAAATTTTTAGCTGGCATTCGTATGCTCGCAAGTCCCTCTTTATCGGTCCTAGTGCGTAAAATTTCGCGCCCGTCCACACTGATTAAAACTTCGCACTCCATGCAGGGAGAATTTTTATAAAAATAGCTATAAATCGCCACTCTATCGCCCTCTTGCGTCGCGAAAAGATGAAGCGCATGCGAAAATGCGAAGGAGCTCAAAACCGCTAAGAAAAATAGCGCTCTCATCGCCTTTGTCCGCCGTAAAATTTCGCAATAAAGCTAAGCGCAAAAAAGGTGATGATTCCTTCCAAAACAGCCAGGATCGCGCCTTCGAGCGAGATGAGCGTCGCGATAGCAAAAAACTCCCGCCCGCTGATGAAAAGCACGAGATCAAGAAGCAGCATCGAGCAGACGATCGGCACGAAACCCGCTAAAAATAGATAAATTTTTTGCGTGCGCGCTTTTAGCTCTTGCGCTTTTGAGGCGGCGGCGGCAAAGAGCCCGCCCAAAACCGCCGGAAAGCCGATGACTGCGGTATTTACGCCGAGCACGCTAAGCCCTCCAAAGCCAAAAAATACCCCTTGCAAAAACAGCGCGACGAAAATCGCCAAGATCGCGCGTGAGCCCAAAAACGCGCCCACGAGCCCGCTTAGCATCAGGTGCATGGAGCTGACGCCCACGGGCAGGTGCACAAAAGATGCGACGAAAAACAGCGCGCTAAAACATGCGATCCTCGGGATTTCAGACTGCCTTGCGCGCCATAAAATCGCCGCTACCGCAGGCGCCGTAACCGCCCAGCCAGCAAGCAGCACGGGCGCACTCAAAACTCCTTCGCTAATATGCACGGCTCGCCTCCTTTAAATCGCTCACGTTTTTTAGACGCGCAAAAACGCGGGAGCTAGTTAAATTTAAGGCATTTGCGACCTTTGCAATAATTGCCTTGATTGCTACAGATCTTGCTTTTACGGCTTTAGTCGCGACAGAATTTTCGGCTGTAAAACTCGCGGCTTGCGTCCTATTTGCGGCGGCTGTTAGCGCAGAACTCGGAGCGGTCTCGGAACCGCTTACGGAACCGGCAAATTTGATAAATTTTACGGCTCGCACGGCGCAAGAATTTTCGCTTGCTACAATTGCAGGAGCGGCGAGCGGATTTTGCAACGCAAAATTTAAGGCTCCGAGCGATCTCGGTGAGATGCTTGTGCGGTAAAACAGAGCCTGCGAAATTTCAAAAGTCGGGGTTTGCGAAATTTCAAAAAACGAAATTTTACGTGCTGGTATTTTAAGCTCATAAATCCATGAATATGAAATTTTGCGGCTCGAAGCTACTAAGAGCGGATTCCTACCGAGCAAAATTCCACATAGCAGAGTTCTGCTACTTGAAATTTTACTCAGCGGAATTTTGCTCCGTAAAGTTTTAACCAAACCCTGAGACGCAGACTGCGCGCGGGTGCAAAACGACAAAATTCTTCCCCGTAAAATTTTAGCCGCAGAATTCGCTTGAAATTTTACGTCGCCAAGCAAAACGCGCGAAAATAAAATTTCAAAGCTCCGCTCAAGCGTAAATTTAAATTTATCCGCAGCGACGCAAATTTCGCCCAAAAAAAGAGATCTCACCGAGCCGCTCCCCTATTTTTTCAGCTCGTCTGCTTTGATCCAAAGCACGGCGCCCAGCTCGTTTACGGGCTGCTCGCTTCCTTTAGCGGCTTCCTCCTCGCTAAGAGCCGCAAAGCCCCACCAGCCGGCAACCGGCATCACGAAGCTAAACTCGCCCGCGCCGTTGGTTTTAACGACCTGTGTGACATGCGCCTCGCTAGGGGCTTTGTAGCCCTTATCGTTATATAGCTCGATCTCCACGTCCGCGCCCGGGACGGGCTTTCCGTGCAGTAAAAAAACTCCGCTAAATATCTCTCCCGCATACAGCGCATAAGGTCGCACTAGCGGCACGATCTCCGCCTCTAGCCCGAGCGGCTTATCCCAGCCTTCGCCCGCGTCGTAAGCATCGACGTAGGTTTTGGTGATATGGCGGATCATCTTGCGCTCAGCCGGCTCGGCATAGGGTTTTGGATCAAAATAAAACGCTAAAAGCGATGGCTTGTCCGCTTTGAATTCCGCCGCGAAATAGGAATTTTCACCCTTTTTCTGCTCTTTTAGACCGCTTAGGAGCGATTTTTTCTCGCCGTCAATAAAAACGCCGAATTCTGCGGGCTTTTGTAGATTCATAGACTCCTGCAAAAACGGATGGGAGAATTCCAAATTTAGCTTCACGATAGCATCTTTTTGATCCTCTACGACATTTTTATCCGTCGTAAGAACGCCGAAATGTGCGAACGCAAGGCTCGCCGCGAAAATTCCTAAAAAAGCAAATTTTGCCTTCATGTAATACCTTTTATAATAAAATATTACGGAATTGTATCACTTTTTTTCATCCGTATTGCTTAAATGTGGGTTTATTTTGAGTATTTAAAGCAAACTTTAGTTAAAATGTCGCAATTTAAATTACCAAAAAGAGGCAGAAAATGATAAATTTAAAACTTATCGAGACGAATTTCGACGAATTTAATAAAAAACTCATCGCCAAAAAAGTCCCGCCGCAAACCCTGCAAACGCTACTAGATGCCTACAACGAGCTAAAATCCAAAAAGACGGAGTTAGAGAACCTCCAAGCCGTGCAAAACGTAAAGAGCAAGGAGCTAGGCCTCGCCGCGCGCGAGGGTAAGGACGTAGGGGCGCTAAAATCGCAACTTGAGGAAAACAAGCAAAAGATCCAAAGCCTAAGCGAGCTCGTAAATGAGCGCGAGCAAAACTTAGAAGCGATCGCCGCGTGCGTGCCGAATATCATCGACGACGACGTGCCGATCGGCGCGGACGAGAACGAAAACGTCTGTATCAAAAAGGTGCTTGATCCGCGCACGTTCGACTTCGCGCCCAAGCAGCACTTCGATCTCGGCGAGGCGCTGGGATGGCTTGATTTCGAGCGCGGCGTCAAACTCAGCGGCAGCCGCTTCACCGCGATCCGCGGGCTGGGCGCAAAGCTGAATATGGCCCTCATCAACTACATGATCGAATTTAATAACTCGCGCGGCTTCGAGCTCGTAAATATGCCGTTTTTGGTGCGTGATCAGATCCTCTACGGCACGGGTCAGCTGCCTAAATTTAAAGACGACCTCTACCACGTTGACGACGAGGAGCAAAACCTCTACCTCATCCCTACGAGCGAGGTTACGGCGACGAATCTCTTTAACGATGAAATTTTACGCAGCGAGGAGCTGCCGATCAAGCTCACCAGCTACAGCCACTGCTTTCGCAAGGAGGCGGGCTCGGCGGGGCGCGATACGCGCGGCATGATCCGCCAGCACCAGTTCGAAAAGGTCGAACTCGTCGCCATCACGCGCCCAGAGGATAGCACAAAGATGCTTGAGGAGATGATTTCGTGCGCGAGCGATCTACTAGCTAGCCTAGGCCTTCCGCACAGACACATGCTGCTTTGTAGCGGCGATCTAGGCTTTAGTGCCGCAAAGACCGTGGATTTGGAGGTTTGGCTGCCGGGGCAGAACCAATACCGAGAGATCAGCTCGATCAGCAACTGTCGCGATTTTCAGGCACGTAGAGCCAAAATCCGCTTCAAAGACGGCAAGAAAAATAGCCTCGTTCATACGCTAAACGGCTCCTCGCTCGCAGTCGGCCGCACGCTAATCGCGGTAATGGAAAACTACCAGCGCAAGGACGGCAGCATCGAAATCCCGCGCGTTTTAGAAAAATATATGTAGGCGGCCCGTGCGAAAGCCTTACAAAAACCCAAATTCTAACGCCCGATTCGCAGCCACTGGGTCTTGCGCGGAAAAATTTAAAAAGCGCGGCGTTAAATTTTTCGTGCTGCAAAACACAGGATTTTTTGCAACAAAATTTGGTAGCACGAAATTTTGCGGCGCAGAGCCCGGGGCACACGATGCCAAGCTTCGCGGTTTTAAATTTTGCAATGAAACGCTTCGTCATACGCGACAAATTCGGCAATCACGACACTCGCATTTTAAATTTCACGACGAGAAATTTAATGGCGCGAAATTTGCGACCTGCGGAACAAGATTTTTAGGGGCGAACTTTCGCGGCGTGGAATTCTGCAAATCAAAATTTATGGCACGCGGCGTCAAATTTTACAAAGCAGAATTGCGCGAGACGGGTTTTTTAACTCGCACTGCAGAATTGTACGGCACAAAATTTCACGAGATGAAGTTCCAGACGCTAAATTTAGAGCTTAAAATGAAATTTAGCGAAGCGAAATTCGGCGAGGTAAAATTCCGCGATGGCGCGCTTTTAAAATTTGCCGCCGCAAAAGGGCTGCGACGCAGTCCTAGCCTTTGTGTCGCCATACCCTTTAAATTTACCGCGCTGCAAAACGCGGGATTTTTTGCAACAAAATTTGACGAAGCGGAATTTTGCGGCGTAAAATTTTATAAAGCAAGATTGCGCCGCGCAAAATTTTATGCTGCAGAATTTGCGGCGAAGGGCGAGAAATTTTGCGGCATGAAACGGCGCGGAGCGGGCGCGTGAAGATCGCGCTTTTCGGCGGCAGTTTCGATCCGCCGCATGCAGGACACGACGCCGCGGTAAAGGCGATTTTATCAAGCCTAAAGCCCGATTTGCTGGTAATAATGCCGTCGTTTTTAAACCCGTTTAAAAAGAGCTTTTCGGCGCCGCCGCAGCTGCGGCTTAGATGGTGCCGCGCGCTGTGGAGCGACGCCCCGCACGTGGAGGTAAGCGATTATGAAATTTCGCAAAACGTGCCGGTACCCACGATACAAAGCGTGAAATTTCTGCTCGAAAAATACGGCGGAAACGGCAAAATCGCGGCAGAGACGGCAGCCTCGACGAGCGAAACCCCGACAGCCGTAACGGATAGGGCTTTATCTAACGGCGCAAATATTGCGAATAAAATTTCTGCCGGTGCTTATACTCCTGGCAGTGCAGACGAAATTTTACCCGAGAAGACGGACGGGGCTTTGTCGTGCGGCATAGCTAAAATTTCAAGCGACGATGCCTGCACCGCCGTTAATACGGATAGAGTAAGTATCTCCGCCAACGCAAAAAACAAAATTCTGCAAGGCAGCGTGGCAGATAAAATTTTGATCTGCGATGGAAGTGAAACAAAGGGGATTTCGCAAAGCACGGTGAGTGGAATTTCGGGCGGCTGCAAAAGTAATGCGGGCGGTGCAAACGACGTAAGCAAAATTTTAAGTGCAGATGCGAGCGAAATCACAAATGCAAGCGTAATTTCAAGCCCCGTTGCAAGCGAAATTTCAAGCAGCAATGCAAATTGCATTGCTGATACAGGCGATATAAATGACGCAAATAGTGCAGGTGACACAGGCGGCGCAGATGACGCGAGCGATGTGCGCGATGTGAGCAGTGCAGATGAAGCAAGCAAAGCAAATAGTGCAAGCGGCACAGATACAATCTCAAAGCTCTACATCGTCGTGGGCGCCGACAACCTAGCAGAGCTTCATAAATGGCGCGATTTTAGCGAGCTGCAAAAATTGGCGGAGTTTGTAGTGCTTACTAGACCTGGCTACGAGATCCCGCGGCAGTGGGCGGCTCTAAGGCGCATCGAGATTGCCGTAGATGCGAGCTCAAGCGGTTTTAGGCGAGATTTCAAAGGCGAAATCCCACCCAAGATCGCAGCAGAGGTCATAAAATTTTATAAAAGGAAAGATATGCAAGATCCAAAGCAGAGGGCGGAAAAGATCGCCGAAATTTTAAACGAAAAGAAAGCCGAAGACGTCCAGATCATCGATATGGAAGGGCGCGAATATATCGCGAAATTCGTGGTTATCGCCACTATGCTAACCTCCCGCCACGCAGCCTCGCTTATCGAGGAGCTAAAAAGCGTGCTTAAGCCGCTTGGGGAGGAGTTTTTGGCTATCGAAAGCGGCGATGAGTGGAGCGTCGTCGATCTCGGCGATATCATAGTCCATCTCATCAGCGAGGCTTACCGCGCCAAATACAATATCGAGGACTTCCTCGACAAACTCAAAAAAGAGCAATTTTAAGGAGGGAGCGTGCCGAGACAGACCTGGAGCAGCAAGCTCACATATATCTTAACTGTCGCAGGCGCCACGATCGGCTTTGGCTGCACGTGGCGGTTTCCGTATTTAGTCGGGCAAAACGGCGGCGGCGCCTACGTGCTCATATTTTGCATCGCAATGATCGTGCTTGGGATCCCGATGATCTTGGTAGAAAACGTCATCGGACGCCGTGCGCTAAGAAACTGCGTCGATGCCTTTGCAGCGCCTAAAAAGGACGGCTCGCGCATAAAGCCGGCATGGAAAATCGTAGGCATCATGGGCGTAATCGGCGCGTTTGGAATTTTGGCCTACTATATGGTCCTTGGCGGCTGGGTGCTAACCTACATCGTAAACATCGTAAGCGGCAACTTCGACCTCTCCGCGCGGATCACAGACCCCGCATTTACGCAAAAATTCTACGCAGATCACATCGAAAATAGCCCGCTCGGCGTCGGAGCTTACACGCTCGTTTTCATAGCGATCAACTGGTACATTTTGAAAAACGGCATCATCGAGGGGATCGAAAAATTCGTAAAATTTCTAATGCCCGCGCTATTTTTGTGCTTCATCGCGGTGATCCTTACAAATTTAACGCTCGAAGGCGCAAAGGAAGGCGTGAAATTTTATCTCGGCGTCGATTTTGCCAAGATCACGCCCAAGCTTTTGATCGACGTTTTGGGACAGGTCTTTTTCGCGCTCTCGCTCGGTTTCGGCGTGATGATCACGCTATCTAGCTTCCTCAACAAAGACGAGAAGCTGATGCAAACGGCCACCATCACCGCAGTCGTAAACACCCTCATCGCCGTGCTTGCGGGCTTTATGATCTTCCCATCGCTCTTTAGCGCGGGGCTTGAGCCGAGCAGCGGCTCGTCGCTGGTTTTTAAGAGCCTGCCGATCGCGTTTTCGCACATGCCGTTCGGCAACGCCGTCGCGGTGGTCTTTCTCTCGATTTTGCTCATCGCCGCGCTTACGACGTCGATCACGATCTATCAGGTCATCATAAATTTCGTCGAGGAGCGCTTCGGTTTTTCGACGCTAAAGGCGGTAAATTTAACGCTCGGCGGCGTCTTCGTGCTCGGCAACCTGCCCTGCATACTCTCAAGCAGCGTGCTTGCGGACGTTAAAATTCTGGGGCGCTCGGTTTTCGACGCCTTCGACTTCGTAAGCGCGAACGTATTTTTCGTGCTAACGGCGCTTCTGTGCTGCGTCTATGTGGGCTGGGTGCTGAAAAAGGACGCGATCTACGAGCTCACCAACGAAGGCGATCTAAGCGCGCGGCTCGCAGGAGTTTGGTTTTTATACGTCAAATTTATCCTGCCGCTCATCATCGCGGTGATCTTCGGATACGGGATTTTCGGCCAAATTTAAAGCCGCAAGAGTTTTAAATTTTAAATTTGCCCGCGGCGGTGCGGCTCACTTCGCCGCAATATATTTTATGCCAAGGCATGATAGAATTTTAAAATTTCATTCGCTCCGTTACATACGCTGCAGCGTGGGTTTTTACTCGGTGCGACACATTGTATTGAAACTTGCGGCACGGCGGTCTTGCGACTAGGTGCGAGACACCGCACCGCAGTTATAATATAAATTCAGCGCAGGCGTAGCCTGCCCCTTGTAAAGCGTCGTCGGGGGTTAGGTGGGGTTTGGGGCGGGAAGCGCCGCCTCTGCGAGAAGTGCGACCTCGCAACCGAGGCCCCTTCCCGCCCCGTAAAAAGCTTTAACGCGTCTAGCGAAGCGGGCGTCAGAATTTTGAAATTTTATCTGCACGCGCCGTGCAAGCGTGATCATAAACGCAAAAAGGCGCGGCTAAATTTTAAAATTCCATCTGCCGCGACACTTTAAAATTTCCGCGACAAGCGCGCGATAAATTTAAAATTTAGCCGCAATTTAGGGGTTTTCAATGCTTCTGTTTTTCTTTACGATCTTTCCGATATCGCTGATGCCGGGCATCAACATGACCTACGCGCTAAATCTCGGCATCGCGCGCGGCTATCTTAGGGCGCTGCCTGCACTGATCGCGCAGGTGCTGGGCGTCGCAGCCGTGGCGCTTGCGTGCGTATTCGGCGTCGCGGGCATTCTGCTTGCGCACCCTGCGGCGCTTAGCGCGATTAAAATTTTAGGCGGCGCGTATATCTTCTATCTGGGCGTCGCGACCTTTTTGGCGCGCGGAAATTTCAAGCTGCAAAAACAAAAGCGCAGCGAAAATATCTTCTTCCAAGGCCTCGTAGTCGCGGTCTCAAACCCCAAGGCATGGATATTTTTTACCGCACTCTTTCCGCCATTTTTGGATGCAGACAATCTTTTCGGCGCGCGCACATTTGCTCTCGTGGCGATCTTGTGCGTGAGTGAAAGCATCTGCCTTAGCATATATGCGCTGGGCGGAGCGGTGCTAAAAAATCTGCTGAAAACCCATCTGAAATACCTCGAAATTTTCTGCTCGGTGCTGATGTGTGCGATCGGGCTGTGGATGATTTTGAGCTAAAATTTTGATTAAATTTAGCGCCCGGGTTTTGATGAAATTTTAAATTTAAAAGATAGATTGAAAAGCGGTATTGCTGCGGCTAAATCCTAAGAAAAGCTCTTAAAATTTAACCATTAGCTTTGAATTAAAATTTTAAGCGATCGGTTATTGCGTGCAGCAAGCGCGGCGGCGGTTATCGTCCAGGGTTAGCTTGCGGTGCGTCTAAGAGATTTGCGGGCAGCGATTATCGTCCGCAGCTAATCCGCAGCGAACCTACGAGCGCTTAAGAGATTTCAGCTTTGTGTACTGCACGAGCCGTATCCTCTCTACTCGGATTATGCGTTTAAACGGATTTTGGCTCTGCGAGTAGCACCGCTTCCGTTTGTGACATGCCCGCGCAATTTAAAATTTACGCAAGCGAAGCGCAATGGACTCAGGTTTTTGTATCGCCGCGTCCGCTTAAATTTTAAAATTTAATCTCTACCGTGAAGCTCGCCCATATAAAATTTCACCGAGCCGAGACCCTCTTTTTTCGCCCATTCATAGGCACCTGAGACGAACTCCCAGTTGATGCCCGCGTAGAATTTCTCCAAATATTTCGGACGCGCGTTGTGCTCATCGATGTAATACGCGTGCTCCCAAACGTCCACGACTAGAAGCGGCACGAGTCCCTCGGTCACCGGCGTAGCGGCGTTTTGAGTCGCTTTGATGCAAAGCTTGCCTGATTTCGGATCGTAAGCGAGCCACACCCAGCCCGAGCCGAAATGAGCCGTAGCAGCAGCCAAAAACTCGCTTTTAAAATCCGAGAAATTTTCCGCCAGTGCCGATTTTAGCTCCGCGGACGGCTCGCTAGGCTTTGCGATGCAATCCCAGTAAAAATCGTGGTTGTAAACCTGCGCTGCGTTGTTAAAAAGCCCGCCGCTAGCAGCCGTTACGATCTCGTAAAGCCCCTTGCCCGCAAACTCGCCCGATTCGGTAAGTTTATTTAAATTTGCCACATAGGTCGCATGGTGCTTGCCGTGGTGATAATCACAGGTTTCTTTGCTTACGACCGCATTGTGCGCCGCATCGAACGGCAACTCTCTAAGTTTAAACATCTTTCTCTCCTTGAAATGAATTTTGAAGCGATTATAGCCTAAAATTTCTAAACGAATAATAAAATTTATTATTTAGGATTAATTTTAAGATAAATTTCAATCGAAGCTCGCTCCTAATATAATCTCGCTTCAAATTTAAAATTTAGGCGGTTTATGAACACCAAAGGCTTTGTTTTCATAATTATCGGAGCGCTTTTTTGAGTGCGGCTGGGCTTACGGACTTAAGCACGCTTCTAGTGCGCACGATTGGCTACTGACCACCACCTGCGTAATCGTGAGCTTTTTATATTTATGCTTGCTTTAAAATACGTCGGCGCGGCGCTTGCATACGTCCTATATACGGGTATCAGCACGATCGGCGCCGTGATGCTGGGCATATTCGTCCGCCGCGAGAAAATTTCTGCGCGCAAAGCACCTGTTATTTCTCATAATTTCAAGTGCCGTAATGTTTAAATTAATTTAGAATTTTGGCGAATTTAGCTAAGCTTAGCGCTAAATTTAACGCAAAGGAAAATCATGAAAATCATTGAAGGCTCGCTTGCTCTTAAGGGCAGCGAAAAAATTCTAATCATCAACGCCCGTTTCAACCACATCATCACAGATCGCCTAGTCGAAGGGGCGCACGATGCGTTTTTGCGCCACGGCGGCAAGGAGGAAAATTTAAGCCTGATGCTTGTTCCTGGCGCGTTTGAGATCCCGCTCGCGCTTGAAAAGGCGCTAGCTTCCAAGCTCTACGACGCCGTCGTCTGCCTAGGCGCGGTTATCCGCGGCTCTACACCGCATTTTGACTACGTAAGCGCCGAGGTAAGCAAGGGGATCGCGAACACCATGCTAAAATACGGCGCACCCGTGACTTTCGGCGTGCTAACTACCGATAATATCGAGCAGGCAATCGAGCGTGCAGGCGCGAAGGCTGGCAACAAGGGCTTTGAAGCGATGAGCGGCGCGATCGAGCTTCTAAGTCTATTTCGCAACATAAAGGCTTAAAATGGCCACCAGACACCAAGCCAGGCTCGCTGCGATCTCGCTGCTTTACTCCCAAGATATGAACGGCGGCGGCGAGGACTTTGCGGACGAATATCTGGATGAAAAGCGCATTCGCAACGAGCAGCGCAACTGGACGCTGGCGCTTCTGCGCGGCGCTAGCGAAAATCTTGCCGCGGTCGATGCGCTGATAGATGAAAATTTAAAGGAATTTAAGCTTGCCGAAATTTCGGCTCTGGAGCGTGCGATACTGCGGCTTGGGGCGTATGAGTTGCGCTTTACGGACACGGACGCGGGCATCGTCATAAACGAAGCGATCAACTCCGCTAAAGAGCTTGGCATCTCGCCAAGATTTATAAACGGCGTGCTGGACGCGCTAAAAGATAGCCCCGTAAACATCGCGGCGGATAAAATTTCCAAGCCGAATACAACGGCAAGCGTAAATTCCGAGCTATCCTCGACGACAAGCGAAAATTTCAAGCCCACTGCGGCGAAAAGCTCCGCTGTTTCAGGCAGCAACGTTGCGACGAAAAATTTCGTCCCCGCAGGTACGGACGGCGAGACGAAAAATTTTACCAAGGCAAAGAGGAGCGGCACGCTGAAAAATTCTACGGCGAGCAGAAACAGACCGTCTAAAAAGCCCGCTAATTTAAAAACTCGCAGCGCGTCCGCCAAAAAATCCGTCGCAAGCAAAAAATTTAAAACGGAGGGAAATTTTAAGGCCGGGGATAAATTTAAGACGGAGAAAACGGGCAAAAATTTCAAAACGGGCGAACGAAGTAAAAATTTTAAGGCAAGCGAACGAGGCAAAGACGCTGCG includes these proteins:
- the ribH gene encoding 6,7-dimethyl-8-ribityllumazine synthase, which translates into the protein MKIIEGSLALKGSEKILIINARFNHIITDRLVEGAHDAFLRHGGKEENLSLMLVPGAFEIPLALEKALASKLYDAVVCLGAVIRGSTPHFDYVSAEVSKGIANTMLKYGAPVTFGVLTTDNIEQAIERAGAKAGNKGFEAMSGAIELLSLFRNIKA